The Streptococcus mitis genomic sequence TTTCACTCACACTCTTCATGCGTAGTGACATTCCAAAAGGTCTTTACGAATGGAAGAAGGAAAATAAACAAACGACACGTGACTTGTCTATCCTTCGTAACTATGCCTTTAACAAGGGTATCAAGTCTATCTACTACGTCCGTACCTTTACTGATGATGGTGGAGAAGTCGGTGCTAACCAATGTGAAAGCTGTGTGATTTAATCTTTGCTTGAGGAAACTACATTTTCTCAGATAAGTGATTCATTCACCCTGCTAAACTAAACTAGAATAAACATCTATACTATGAAATAACAAAAAGTCGGGCTTCCGACTTTTTGTGCGATACTCCTCTAGAATTATGATAAAATAGAAGTAATTGTGAGTTCGCAATACTAAACACAGAAAGAGATTTCAAAATGGAAACTTACTATAAAGCCATTAACTGGAATGCCATCGAAGATGTCATCGACAAATCAACTTGGGAAAAACTGACGGAGCAATTCTGGCTTGATACACGTATTCCCTTGTCAAATGACTTGGATGACTGGAGAAAGCTATCAAATGTAGAAAAAGACTTGGTAGGAAAAGTCTTTGGTGGTTTAACACTTCTCGACACTATGCAATCTGAAACTGGGGTTCAAGCCCTTCGCGCGGACATCCGTACACCACATGAGGAAGCTGTTTTCAATAACATCCAATTTATGGAATCTGTTCACGCTAAATCTTACTCATCAATCTTTTCTACCTTGAATACTAAGGCTGAGATTGAAGAAATTTTCGAATGGACTAACACCAATCCTTACCTACAAAAAAAGGCTGAGATTGTCAACGAAATCTACCTAAACGGTAGCCCACTTGAAAAGAAAGTTGCTAGTGTCTTCCTTGAAACCTTCCTCTTCTACTCAGGTTTCTTCACTCCCCTCTACTATCTCGGTAACAACAAGCTAGCCAACGTTGCGGAAATCATTAAATTAATCATTCGTGATGAGTCTGTTCACGGAACCTACATCGGATATAAATTCCAACTCGGTTTCAATGAATTACCTGAGGAAGAGCAAGAAAAACTCAAAGAATGGATGTACGACCTGCTCTACACTCTTTATGAAAACGAAGAAGGTTATACAGAGAGCCTCTATGACGGTGTTGGTTGGACTGAAGAAGTCAAAACCTTCCTTCGCTACAATGCTAACAAGGCACTCATGAACCTGGGACAAGATCCACTCTTCCCAGATTCAGCTGATGATGTCAACCCAATCGTTATGAACGGTATTTCAACAGGAACTTCTAACCACGACTTCTTCTCTCAAGTCGGAAATGGTTACCTCCTTGGTGAAGTTGAAGCCATGCAAGACGATGATTACAACTACGGTTTAGACTAATGTTATCTATTTTATAAGCAATAACAAATATCATGGTTTGTTTAAAACAACCATGATATTTTTGTTTTTGTTTTCTTTTGTTTTTTAAATTGATTGATT encodes the following:
- the nrdF gene encoding class 1b ribonucleoside-diphosphate reductase subunit beta, translating into METYYKAINWNAIEDVIDKSTWEKLTEQFWLDTRIPLSNDLDDWRKLSNVEKDLVGKVFGGLTLLDTMQSETGVQALRADIRTPHEEAVFNNIQFMESVHAKSYSSIFSTLNTKAEIEEIFEWTNTNPYLQKKAEIVNEIYLNGSPLEKKVASVFLETFLFYSGFFTPLYYLGNNKLANVAEIIKLIIRDESVHGTYIGYKFQLGFNELPEEEQEKLKEWMYDLLYTLYENEEGYTESLYDGVGWTEEVKTFLRYNANKALMNLGQDPLFPDSADDVNPIVMNGISTGTSNHDFFSQVGNGYLLGEVEAMQDDDYNYGLD